gccgcggcggcggcggcgataaTCATGGTGACCAGCCATGAGACCACCAGCTTCTTCGGCATAGAGGTGGAGGCCAAGTACTCCTACACTCCATCGTTCATGTAAGTAATTCTCACTCTTCTCCATACTCTGAACATGCTAATGGAACGAACATCTTTTATTTGCCAGTGAATTCTACTGCTGTTGAAGTGATTTAGCTACAgagagatcgatcgatcgatcgatatTTTTGCTCATAAATCATGACAATGTGTTCGATCACACGCAGATTCTTCGTGGTGGCATTCGCAGTGACTTTCGCCTACAGCCTGCTCGTCCTCTTCGTGCGGCCGGGGAGCACCGCCTCCAGACTGGTGCTCCTGAGCGACGTGGTAAGCAGCACAGACTTATGCAGCAGCTGCATTGTCATCCCCATTCGATGTTCCGGTGACTGTCCATGAACGAACGAATGAAACGCGTGCAGATCGTGGGGATGCTTCTCgtcggcgcggtggcggccacCGGCGCGATAGCGGGCATCGGGAGGAACGGCAACACGCACGCCGGGTG
The nucleotide sequence above comes from Panicum virgatum strain AP13 chromosome 3K, P.virgatum_v5, whole genome shotgun sequence. Encoded proteins:
- the LOC120697042 gene encoding CASP-like protein 1C1 gives rise to the protein MAKLHRLISVVLRLAAAGAAAAAAIIMVTSHETTSFFGIEVEAKYSYTPSFIFFVVAFAVTFAYSLLVLFVRPGSTASRLVLLSDVIVGMLLVGAVAATGAIAGIGRNGNTHAGWLPICGQVRAYCSHVMGALIAGFVSLVVYFLIIMYSLHAVAEPLCSCH